Proteins from one Bradyrhizobium roseum genomic window:
- a CDS encoding SAM-dependent methyltransferase, with amino-acid sequence MSFTSTVIATAERVPLPDVIVRAAIHRLCSRTALRLATGNAESDAVFADAMAARAIAEHADAANAQHYEVPAAFFALVLGPNRKYSACFYNEPASTLQEAEEEALRQTVEHADLADGQSILELGCGWGSLSLWMARQFPHSLITAVSNSNSQRKYIEEEARWRGLSNLRVITQDMNVFAPEARFDRIVSVEMFEHMMNWRELLTRVVAWLKPDGRFFMHIFTHRSGAYLFDRTDAEDWIAQHFFTGGVMPSHHLIRQYSDLFEVEKEWRWSGVHYRRTAQDWLDNFDANRDEIERVLREVYGSDAALWMRRWRWFFLATAGLFGYAGGSEWGVSHYRLKAAG; translated from the coding sequence ATGAGCTTCACCTCCACCGTCATCGCCACCGCCGAGCGCGTGCCGTTGCCCGATGTCATCGTCCGCGCCGCGATTCACCGGTTGTGCTCGCGCACCGCCCTGCGGCTCGCCACCGGGAATGCGGAAAGCGATGCCGTGTTTGCCGACGCCATGGCAGCGCGCGCCATCGCCGAACATGCCGACGCGGCCAACGCCCAGCATTACGAGGTGCCGGCGGCGTTCTTCGCCCTTGTCCTCGGCCCCAACCGCAAATATTCCGCTTGCTTCTACAACGAACCGGCCTCGACCTTGCAGGAGGCCGAGGAAGAGGCGCTGCGCCAGACCGTTGAGCATGCCGATCTGGCCGACGGGCAATCGATCCTCGAACTGGGCTGCGGCTGGGGATCCCTGTCGCTCTGGATGGCGCGGCAGTTTCCGCACTCGCTGATAACAGCGGTTTCCAATTCGAACTCGCAGCGAAAATATATCGAAGAAGAGGCCCGATGGCGCGGCCTCTCGAATTTGCGGGTCATTACGCAGGACATGAACGTGTTCGCGCCCGAGGCGCGCTTCGACCGCATCGTTTCGGTCGAGATGTTCGAGCACATGATGAACTGGCGCGAATTGCTGACCCGCGTCGTCGCGTGGCTGAAGCCCGATGGCCGCTTCTTCATGCACATCTTCACCCATCGTTCCGGCGCCTATCTGTTCGATCGCACCGACGCCGAGGACTGGATCGCGCAGCATTTCTTCACCGGCGGCGTGATGCCGAGCCATCACCTGATCCGGCAATATTCCGATCTGTTCGAGGTCGAAAAGGAATGGCGCTGGAGCGGCGTGCACTATCGGCGCACCGCGCAGGACTGGCTCGACAATTTTGATGCCAATCGCGACGAGATCGAGCGGGTTCTCCGTGAGGTCTATGGCAGCGACGCCGCGTTGTGGATGCGACGCTGGCGCTGGTTCTTCCTCGCCACCGCGGGCCTGTTTGGATACGCCGGGGGGAGCGAGTGGGGCGTAAGCCATTACCGGCTGAAAGCCGCTGGCTGA
- a CDS encoding DUF1192 domain-containing protein — MAIEDDDKPRKKISHEIGQDLSLLSVEELTERIALMNSEIERLQQAVTKKRASMDAANSFFKT; from the coding sequence ATGGCGATCGAGGACGACGACAAGCCGCGCAAGAAAATCAGCCACGAGATCGGCCAGGACCTGTCGCTGCTGTCGGTCGAGGAATTGACCGAGCGCATCGCGTTGATGAACTCTGAAATCGAACGGCTGCAGCAGGCCGTCACCAAGAAGCGCGCGTCAATGGATGCGGCGAACAGTTTTTTCAAGACGTGA
- a CDS encoding NAD(P)H-quinone oxidoreductase — protein sequence MEKLPAQMTVVGISKPGGPEVLLPETRAVPTPGPGEILVKVMAAGVNRPDVAQRSGAYPPPPGASDLPGLEIAGEVVALGEGAKKHKLGDKVMSLVAGGGYAQYCIAQDAQAMAVPSSLSIQEAGAIPETLMTVWHNVFERGALKPGETLLIHGGSSGIGTMAIQLAKAFGSKVIVTVGSQDKIDACLKLGADRAINYKTEDFVAVVKAETDNVGANLILDMVAGDYVDRNYDAAAVDGRIVQIATLNGPKVTVNIAKVMVKRLTHTGSTLRPRTNADKAAMVAAIEAKVMPLLREGRVKPLMDSSFPLEKAADAHRRMETSAHIGKIVLAV from the coding sequence ATGGAAAAGCTGCCCGCGCAAATGACCGTCGTCGGCATCAGCAAGCCCGGCGGTCCCGAGGTGCTGTTGCCCGAAACCCGAGCGGTACCGACACCCGGCCCGGGCGAAATCCTGGTCAAGGTCATGGCCGCCGGCGTCAACCGCCCCGACGTCGCGCAGCGCTCCGGCGCCTACCCGCCGCCGCCCGGCGCCAGCGACCTGCCCGGCCTCGAAATCGCGGGCGAAGTGGTTGCACTCGGCGAAGGCGCCAAGAAGCACAAGCTCGGCGACAAGGTGATGTCGCTGGTGGCCGGCGGCGGCTATGCCCAATATTGCATTGCGCAAGACGCGCAGGCGATGGCGGTGCCCTCCTCGCTCTCGATCCAGGAAGCCGGTGCGATCCCGGAAACGCTGATGACGGTCTGGCACAATGTGTTCGAGCGCGGCGCGCTGAAGCCGGGCGAGACCTTGCTGATCCATGGCGGCTCATCGGGCATCGGCACCATGGCGATCCAGCTCGCAAAAGCGTTCGGCTCGAAGGTCATCGTCACCGTCGGCTCGCAGGACAAGATCGACGCCTGCCTCAAGCTCGGCGCCGATCGCGCCATCAACTACAAGACCGAGGACTTCGTCGCCGTGGTCAAGGCGGAAACCGACAATGTCGGCGCCAATTTGATCCTCGACATGGTTGCCGGGGACTATGTCGATCGCAACTATGACGCCGCCGCGGTCGATGGCCGGATCGTGCAGATCGCCACCCTCAACGGACCCAAGGTCACCGTCAACATCGCCAAGGTGATGGTGAAGCGACTGACCCACACCGGCTCCACGCTGCGCCCCCGTACGAATGCGGACAAGGCGGCGATGGTCGCGGCCATCGAGGCCAAGGTCATGCCACTGTTGCGCGAAGGACGGGTAAAACCGCTGATGGACAGCTCATTCCCGCTTGAAAAGGCCGCTGACGCGCACCGGCGAATGGAGACCAGCGCACATATTGGCAAAATTGTGTTGGCAGTCTAG
- a CDS encoding peptidoglycan -binding protein, translated as MALARARRSEAGLNYWPGFVDALSTLVLSIVFLLSVFLVVQFFLSQEVTGKDKALEQLNAKIAQLNDLLSLEKLGKLALDDQVGQLRAGLSAAESERDRIKGLYEGLAGAGGDAQGRANELNKALESEKTVNARALAQIEVLNQQISALRRQLAALEEALEASEKRDKESQGRIADLGSRLNVALAQRVQELSRYRSEFFGRLRAILGNRPDIRVVGDRFVFQSEVFFDSGQALLLPEGRSELDKLATALIDLDKQIPNEIGWVLRVDGHTDMRPINSPLFKSNWELSSARAISVVQYLAFLGVPAQRLVAAGFAEFQPLDPSPNEDAYRRNRRIELKLTEK; from the coding sequence ATGGCCCTAGCCCGTGCACGCCGCAGCGAAGCCGGTCTCAACTACTGGCCCGGTTTCGTCGACGCGCTGTCGACGCTGGTGCTGTCGATCGTATTCCTGCTCTCGGTGTTTCTGGTGGTGCAGTTCTTCTTGTCGCAGGAAGTCACGGGCAAGGACAAGGCGCTGGAGCAGCTCAACGCCAAGATCGCGCAGCTCAACGACCTGCTGTCGCTGGAAAAGCTCGGCAAGCTCGCGCTCGACGACCAGGTCGGCCAGCTGCGCGCCGGCCTCTCCGCTGCGGAGAGCGAGCGCGACCGCATCAAGGGACTGTACGAGGGGCTGGCTGGCGCCGGCGGAGATGCGCAAGGCCGGGCCAACGAGCTCAACAAGGCGCTCGAATCCGAAAAGACGGTGAACGCGCGCGCGCTCGCCCAGATCGAGGTGCTGAACCAGCAGATCAGCGCGTTGCGCCGCCAGCTCGCAGCGCTCGAGGAGGCGCTCGAGGCGTCCGAAAAGCGCGACAAGGAATCGCAGGGGCGGATCGCCGATCTCGGCTCGCGCCTCAACGTCGCGCTGGCGCAACGCGTGCAGGAACTGTCGCGCTACCGTTCGGAATTCTTCGGCCGCCTGCGCGCCATCCTGGGCAACCGCCCCGATATCCGCGTCGTCGGCGACCGGTTCGTGTTCCAGTCGGAAGTGTTTTTCGACAGCGGTCAGGCACTATTGCTGCCCGAAGGCCGATCCGAACTGGACAAGCTCGCCACCGCGCTGATCGATCTGGACAAGCAGATTCCGAACGAGATCGGCTGGGTGCTGCGCGTCGACGGCCACACCGACATGCGGCCGATCAACTCGCCGCTGTTCAAGTCGAACTGGGAATTGTCGTCGGCACGCGCCATCTCGGTGGTGCAATATCTGGCTTTCCTCGGCGTCCCCGCGCAGCGGCTGGTCGCCGCCGGCTTTGCCGAATTCCAGCCGCTGGACCCGTCCCCCAACGAAGACGCCTACAGGCGCAACCGCCGCATCGAACTGAAGCTGACGGAGAAGTAG
- a CDS encoding DUF1295 domain-containing protein: MTILYLEALVVIAASLSALMAGAWLVQQRTGNSGWVDTIWTFSLGLVGAGSALWPIEGAPQTDRQWLVAVLVAVWSLRLGVHIAIRSAGISDDPRYADFAREWGANSPRRMFIFLQNQGLGSIPLVFAIFVAAHMPGDGLRPADYLGALILLIGIAGEALADAQLQAFRTNPANKGRVCDAGLWRWSRHPNYFFEWFGWLAYPVIGISYADPLSYPWGFAALLAPIFMYWILVHVTGIPPLEAQMLRSRGDRYRDYQARTSRFFPWLPQA, from the coding sequence ATGACGATCTTATATCTGGAAGCGCTGGTGGTGATTGCCGCGTCGCTTTCGGCCCTGATGGCAGGCGCCTGGCTGGTGCAGCAGCGGACCGGCAATTCGGGCTGGGTTGACACGATCTGGACCTTTTCGCTCGGCCTGGTTGGCGCCGGAAGCGCCTTGTGGCCGATCGAAGGCGCCCCGCAAACCGACCGGCAGTGGCTGGTGGCGGTGCTGGTTGCCGTCTGGTCGCTGCGGCTCGGGGTTCATATTGCAATTCGCAGCGCGGGGATATCGGACGACCCACGTTATGCCGATTTTGCCCGCGAATGGGGCGCCAATTCGCCGCGAAGGATGTTCATCTTTCTGCAGAATCAGGGGCTCGGATCGATTCCGCTGGTATTCGCCATCTTTGTCGCGGCGCACATGCCCGGCGACGGCCTGCGGCCCGCGGACTATCTGGGCGCGCTGATCCTCCTCATTGGCATTGCCGGCGAGGCGCTGGCCGATGCGCAGCTCCAGGCGTTCCGCACGAATCCAGCCAATAAGGGCAGGGTCTGCGATGCAGGGTTGTGGCGCTGGTCGCGCCATCCCAACTACTTCTTCGAATGGTTCGGGTGGCTGGCCTATCCCGTGATCGGCATCTCGTACGCCGATCCATTGTCCTATCCGTGGGGCTTCGCGGCGCTGCTGGCGCCGATCTTCATGTACTGGATACTGGTCCACGTCACCGGCATCCCGCCGCTGGAAGCGCAGATGCTGCGCTCGCGCGGCGATCGCTATCGCGACTACCAGGCGCGCACCAGCCGGTTCTTTCCGTGGCTGCCGCAAGCATGA
- the rpmE gene encoding 50S ribosomal protein L31, giving the protein MKAEIHPNYHMITVVMTDGTEYQTRSTWGKEGDKLNLDIDPKSHPAWTGGSQQLLDRGGRVSRFQKKFSGFLKKD; this is encoded by the coding sequence ATGAAAGCCGAAATTCACCCGAATTATCATATGATTACGGTCGTAATGACCGACGGGACCGAGTACCAGACCCGCTCCACCTGGGGCAAGGAAGGCGACAAGCTGAACCTCGACATCGACCCCAAGTCGCACCCGGCGTGGACCGGTGGTTCGCAGCAGCTGCTCGACCGCGGCGGTCGCGTGTCGCGCTTCCAGAAGAAGTTTTCGGGCTTCCTCAAGAAGGACTGA
- a CDS encoding flagellar motor protein MotA yields MPSGPSSRSDMEIELSKLSSPRIFLVRMLVFLVLCTLITVVLYKQIIAAFFANPGLNALIGAVLLIGIILSFRQVVRLYPEVAWVNNFRIADPGLAIERRPTLLAPMAAILGVERSGRMSISQQTMRHLLDSIATRLDEARDISRYMTGLLVFLGLLGTFWGLIETVGSVGKVIDGLKVGGDSGALFDTLKDGLAAPLGGMGISFSSSLFGLAGSLILGFLDLQSSQAQNRFYTDLEDWLASTVREYGDGGAALGGELQHALDRIRTVLEDSGGGRSTTAAMANLAEAIQGLVAHMRTEQQMIREWADGQGEQNREIKKLLERIAKQPEKG; encoded by the coding sequence ATGCCCTCAGGCCCCTCCTCCCGCTCCGACATGGAGATCGAACTGAGCAAACTGTCCTCGCCCCGGATTTTCCTGGTGCGAATGCTGGTGTTCCTGGTGCTGTGCACGCTGATCACGGTCGTGCTCTACAAGCAGATCATCGCGGCGTTCTTTGCCAATCCGGGCCTCAACGCCCTGATCGGCGCGGTGCTTCTGATCGGCATCATCCTGTCGTTCCGGCAGGTGGTCCGGCTTTATCCGGAAGTGGCCTGGGTGAACAATTTCCGTATCGCCGACCCCGGGCTGGCGATCGAGCGGCGGCCCACCCTGCTGGCGCCGATGGCCGCGATCCTCGGCGTCGAGCGCTCGGGGCGGATGTCGATCTCCCAGCAGACCATGCGGCATCTGCTCGATTCGATCGCGACGCGACTTGACGAAGCGCGTGATATTTCCCGCTACATGACGGGCCTGCTGGTCTTTCTCGGCCTGCTCGGCACCTTCTGGGGCCTGATCGAAACCGTCGGCTCCGTCGGCAAGGTGATCGACGGCTTGAAGGTCGGCGGCGATTCCGGCGCCCTGTTCGATACCCTGAAAGACGGCCTGGCCGCGCCGCTCGGCGGCATGGGCATTTCGTTCTCGTCCTCGCTGTTCGGCCTCGCCGGCTCCCTGATCCTGGGCTTTCTCGACCTGCAGTCGAGCCAGGCGCAGAACCGCTTCTACACCGATCTGGAGGACTGGCTCGCCTCCACCGTGCGCGAGTATGGCGATGGCGGCGCCGCCCTCGGCGGCGAACTGCAACATGCGCTGGACCGGATCCGCACGGTGCTCGAGGACAGCGGCGGCGGGCGAAGCACCACCGCCGCGATGGCCAACCTCGCCGAGGCCATCCAGGGACTGGTCGCGCATATGCGCACCGAGCAGCAGATGATCCGCGAATGGGCCGACGGCCAGGGCGAGCAGAATCGCGAGATCAAGAAGCTGCTGGAGCGGATCGCGAAACAGCCCGAGAAAGGCTGA
- a CDS encoding ABC transporter ATP-binding protein/permease, with amino-acid sequence MSAAEQLEDVKPAPPRRDALLEEEAFIEDELTQSPAKTGAKLRPLLALAPYVARYRGRAILAFISLTVAAITTLMVPIAVRRMIDFGFSPEGIVLINSYFSVMIAIVAVLAAASASRYYLVMTIGERIVADLRRDVFAHLVSLSPAFFDSARSGELVSRLTADTTQIKSAVGASVSIALRNMMLFIGATAMMVITSPKLSGFVLLAIPLIVLPLVAFGRWVRRLSRNAQDTLADASAYASELIGAIRTVQAYTSERMATGRFSGEVEQAYEAARSSTKARAVLTLIIIFIVFSSVVAILWVGSHDVLTGQITPGRLGQFVLYAAFAASALGQLSEVWGEVSAASGAAERLFEILRVKSQIAAPPKPVALPQPARGDVGFEKVSFAYPTRPDVMAVDDVSLSVRAGEKVAIVGPSGAGKSTLFHLLLRFYDPARGTISLDGVPVRSADPVDVRSRIALVPQDSVVFAASARENIRFGRPDASDAEVERAAELAHASEFLRRLPGGFETPLGERGVTLSGGQRQRIAIARAILRDAPLLLLDEATSALDAESETLVQTALEELMRHRTTLVIAHRLATVLSCDRILVMEQGKIVEQGTHAELVAANGLYARLARLQFDAG; translated from the coding sequence ATGAGCGCAGCGGAACAGCTTGAAGACGTCAAACCCGCGCCGCCGCGGCGCGACGCCTTGCTCGAGGAGGAGGCTTTCATCGAGGACGAACTGACGCAGTCGCCGGCCAAGACGGGCGCAAAACTGCGTCCGCTGCTGGCGCTGGCGCCTTATGTCGCGCGCTACCGCGGCCGCGCGATTCTCGCCTTCATCTCGCTGACGGTCGCTGCGATCACCACGCTCATGGTGCCGATCGCGGTCCGCCGCATGATCGATTTTGGCTTCAGCCCCGAAGGCATCGTGCTGATCAACAGCTATTTCAGTGTCATGATCGCCATCGTGGCGGTGCTCGCCGCCGCCAGCGCGTCGCGCTACTACCTCGTCATGACGATCGGCGAACGCATCGTCGCCGACCTCAGGCGCGACGTGTTCGCGCACCTGGTGTCGCTGTCGCCGGCGTTCTTCGATTCCGCCCGCTCCGGCGAACTGGTGTCGCGGCTGACCGCCGATACCACCCAGATCAAATCAGCGGTCGGCGCCTCGGTGTCGATCGCGCTGCGCAACATGATGCTGTTCATCGGCGCCACCGCCATGATGGTGATCACCAGTCCGAAACTGTCGGGCTTCGTGCTGCTGGCGATCCCGCTGATCGTGCTTCCGCTGGTGGCGTTCGGGCGCTGGGTGCGGCGGCTGTCGCGCAATGCGCAGGACACGCTGGCGGACGCCAGCGCCTACGCCTCCGAACTGATCGGCGCGATCAGGACCGTGCAGGCCTATACCAGCGAGCGGATGGCCACCGGCCGGTTCAGCGGCGAGGTCGAACAGGCCTACGAGGCGGCGCGCAGCTCGACGAAGGCGCGCGCGGTGCTGACGCTGATCATTATCTTCATCGTGTTCTCCAGCGTCGTGGCGATCCTGTGGGTCGGCTCGCACGACGTGCTGACCGGGCAGATCACGCCGGGCCGGCTCGGCCAGTTCGTGCTGTACGCGGCGTTTGCCGCATCCGCCCTCGGCCAGCTCAGCGAGGTCTGGGGCGAAGTGTCGGCCGCGTCCGGCGCCGCCGAACGGCTGTTCGAGATCTTGCGCGTGAAATCGCAGATCGCGGCGCCGCCAAAGCCGGTCGCGCTGCCGCAGCCGGCGCGCGGCGACGTCGGGTTTGAGAAGGTCAGCTTCGCCTATCCGACGCGGCCGGACGTGATGGCGGTCGACGACGTCTCGCTGTCGGTCAGGGCCGGCGAAAAGGTTGCGATCGTCGGCCCGTCGGGCGCCGGCAAAAGCACGCTGTTTCACCTCTTGCTGCGCTTCTACGATCCGGCGCGCGGCACGATTTCGCTCGACGGCGTTCCGGTCAGGTCGGCCGATCCGGTCGACGTGCGTTCGCGCATTGCGCTGGTGCCGCAGGACTCGGTGGTGTTCGCCGCGTCAGCGCGTGAAAACATCCGCTTCGGCCGGCCTGATGCGAGCGATGCCGAAGTCGAGCGCGCCGCCGAGCTCGCCCACGCCAGCGAATTCCTGCGCCGCCTGCCCGGCGGCTTCGAAACGCCGCTCGGCGAGCGCGGCGTGACGCTGTCCGGCGGCCAGCGCCAGCGCATCGCGATCGCCCGCGCGATCCTGCGCGACGCGCCGCTCTTGCTGCTCGACGAAGCGACCTCCGCGCTCGACGCCGAAAGCGAGACGCTGGTGCAGACCGCGCTGGAAGAATTGATGCGGCACCGCACCACGCTCGTGATCGCCCATCGCCTTGCCACCGTGCTGTCCTGCGACCGCATCCTGGTGATGGAGCAGGGCAAGATCGTCGAACAGGGCACGCATGCGGAGCTGGTGGCCGCGAACGGTCTCTACGCGCGACTGGCGCGGCTGCAGTTCGACGCAGGCTAG
- the rcdA gene encoding protease adaptor protein RcdA — MADRSQSESALVQFSERLTNSAAFGTLFREGMDLVEETAAYLDGDGRTEAKALERSVSLTYATESMRLTTRLMQLASWLLLHRAVKEGEMTLTQANREKTKVKLTAAEPGAEDMIEKLPQQLQDLIARSVSLQNKVRRLDATIHTPPAERAPIGNPLVPQLNRLKAAFEQ, encoded by the coding sequence ATGGCGGACCGTTCGCAAAGCGAATCCGCGCTCGTTCAGTTCAGCGAGCGGCTCACCAATTCGGCGGCATTCGGAACCCTGTTCCGGGAGGGCATGGACTTGGTCGAGGAGACCGCCGCCTATCTCGACGGCGACGGCCGCACCGAGGCCAAGGCGCTGGAGCGTTCCGTCAGCCTGACCTATGCCACCGAAAGCATGCGCCTGACCACCCGGCTGATGCAGCTCGCGTCCTGGCTGCTGCTGCATCGCGCGGTCAAGGAAGGCGAGATGACGCTGACCCAGGCCAACCGGGAAAAGACCAAAGTCAAGCTCACCGCCGCCGAGCCCGGCGCCGAGGACATGATCGAAAAGCTGCCGCAGCAATTGCAGGACCTGATTGCGCGCTCGGTGAGCCTGCAGAACAAGGTGCGCCGGCTCGACGCCACGATCCACACGCCGCCGGCCGAACGGGCCCCGATCGGCAACCCGCTAGTGCCGCAGCTCAACCGCCTGAAGGCGGCGTTCGAGCAGTAA